The Deltaproteobacteria bacterium genomic interval TTGCCCGTGGGAGACGATGCGCTCGATCTTCACGCCCCGGTCGGGGATGAGATCCGTGAACGCCTCGGCCTCGGGGAGCGAGTCGGGCAGGTCGTAGAGGTTGGTCGTCATGGCATGTTCCCAGCTTCCTTGGCGGGACGTTGCCGGTGTCCACGCCCCAGCAGACGGCCGTCGATGGCCAGCAGCGCCGCGGCGATGAGCGCCATGCCGGCGAGCTGTTCCGTGTGGACGGGCTCGTCGAGAATGGTCACTCCCAGCAGGATGGCGCTGGGCGGGATCATGAGCGTCACCAGCATCACGTTGCTGCCCCCGGCCCGGCGGATGATGGCGAAGAACAGGACGTAGGCGAGTGTGGTGCTGAGCAGCCCGATGCCGGCCAGCGCCCCCCATACCGCCGGGGAAGGGGCGGAGAGGTTCCACGGCTGTTCCTTGAGCGCGGCGAGCGGGAGCATCAACAAGGTCGAGCAGGTGACTTGGCCGGCGGCCGCGGCTACAGGCGGCAGACGGCGCAGGCGACGGCCCCACAGACCCGCCGCGGCATAGGAGACGGACGCCCCCAGCACCGCCGCGCTGCCGAGGGTATGACCGGTGATCTGCCCCAACACCGACGGCCCCATGAGCACCACGACCCCCAGGAAACCGAGGGCGACGCCGGCGAAGCGGTTGGGGGTCATCTTTTCGTCCTCGGTCAGCAGATGGGCGGCGACGACGCTGAAGATCGGGGTCGCGGCATTAAGCACGCTGGCCAACCCGCCGGTGATCCACACTTGACCCGATACGATGAGGGCGAACGGTAGGGCGTTGTTGAGGAGGCCCATGACCGCGAGGTCGCGCCAAGTCGCGCCG includes:
- a CDS encoding DMT family transporter, yielding MLSLSVVWGGSFFFAEVALTALPPFTIVLARLSVGAAGLWLVAALTRTSVPSDGATWRDLAVMGLLNNALPFALIVSGQVWITGGLASVLNAATPIFSVVAAHLLTEDEKMTPNRFAGVALGFLGVVVLMGPSVLGQITGHTLGSAAVLGASVSYAAAGLWGRRLRRLPPVAAAAGQVTCSTLLMLPLAALKEQPWNLSAPSPAVWGALAGIGLLSTTLAYVLFFAIIRRAGGSNVMLVTLMIPPSAILLGVTILDEPVHTEQLAGMALIAAALLAIDGRLLGRGHRQRPAKEAGNMP